From Toxorhynchites rutilus septentrionalis strain SRP chromosome 2, ASM2978413v1, whole genome shotgun sequence, a single genomic window includes:
- the LOC129768183 gene encoding uncharacterized protein LOC129768183 — MKITLVLLVVCFICATYAQDAAKDAKDSAKAAADKAKTDPPTDAPKVDKDVTTTPDPKDASKKVEDGAAKAKDTAAKAKEDLSNAGKKLQDGLKL, encoded by the coding sequence ATGAAGATCACTCTGGTGCTGTTAgttgtttgtttcatttgtgCTACGTACGCCCAGGATGCTGCCAAGGACGCTAAGGACTCTGCGAAGGCTGCTGCTGACAAGGCGAAAACTGATCCCCCCACTGATGCACCGAAAGTAGACAAAGATGTTACCACTACCCCGGACCCGAAGGATGCATCCAAGAAAGTGGAAGATGGTGCAGCAAAGGCTAAAGATACTGCGGCTAAAGCTAAGGAGGATCTTTCCAACGCCGGCAAGAAACTCCAGGATGGGCTTAAACTATGA